A single window of Cryptococcus neoformans var. neoformans JEC21 chromosome 3 sequence DNA harbors:
- a CDS encoding lipid binding protein, putative, with the protein MDQDGFHSIAWDDAPSSNPPLSAPSPSQSPFEEGFESISPSSAQPPASDQYEGYDNSKAGEAGDVGVTLDRRERLGGHEVDGSVWNGKWMDVQVREPAKEHEGSKDMYVSYAVKTETSLPTFRKPLTVVRRRFQDFVFLREHLVKNFPACVVPPIPDKHRLEYIKGDRFSPEFVERRRLDLQRFADRIARHPVLQRSQLVNDFLQSTEWSVAKHHHISHPPPESHASLIDSLSDTFINAFSRVRKPDARFVEMTEELERFEEGLTGVERVVGRGKSRVDDLAADYQDMAAAYQGLGYLESGITEPLNRFAEKMLDFSTLLKHMNNTTIEPFLSSSHSLLSYSATHRNVIKLRDQKQLDFEELSAYLSAIVSERDRLAALSSGHTAAPVGLGTYLRDQMDKLRGTDDIHTRRERMRKMDGKIKELQDAVTLAHETSNAFSEEVIKEHAYFELEKKQEMKDALQAYTDGQVEMLQQAMDDWDRIIPLLQRIRVDV; encoded by the exons ATGGACCAGGACGGATTTCACTCAATTGCATGGGACGACGCACCCTCAAGCAACCCTCCTCTGTCTGCCCCGTCGCCATCTCAATCGCCATTTGAAGAGGGCTTCGAATCCATCTCACCGTCATCCGCACAACCGCCGGCTTCAGATCAGTATGAAGGTTACGATAACTCAAAGGCTGGTGAAGCTGGAGACGTTGGGGTGACATTGgataggagggagaggcTTGGGGGTCACGAAGTTGATGGATCAGTCTGGAATGGGAAATGGATGGATGTGCAGGTCAGAGAACCCGCCAAAGAGCACGAGGGGAGTAAGGATATGTACGTTTCGTACGCTGTCAAGACAGAG ACGAGCCTTCCAACATTCAGGAAACCTCTCACAGTTGTCCGGAGGCGATTTCAGGACTTTGTCTTTCTGCGAGAACATCTCGTGAAGAACTTTCCAGCTTGCGTCGTGCCTCCGATCCCTGATAAGCATCGTTTAG AATACATCAAGGGAGACAGGTTCTCTCCTGAGTTTGTCGAACGTCGCCGATTGGA TTTGCAACGATTCGCGGATAGGATAGCACGCCATCCCGTCCTTCAACGTAGCCAACTTGTCAACGACTTCCTTCAAAGCACAGAATGG AGCGTAGCCAAGCACCACCACATctcccatccacctccTGAATCTCACGCGTCTCTCATAGACTCCTTGTCTGACACCTTTATCAATGCTTTCTCACGGGTTCGTAAGCCCGATGCGAGATTTGTGGAGATGACcgaagagttggagaggtttgaagaaggccTGACTGGAGTGGAAAGGGTCGTTGGGCGAGGAAAGAGTCGGGTTGATG ACCTGGCGGCTGATTATCAGGACATGGCAGCTGCTTATCAAGGATTGGGGTACCTCGAATCAGGTATCACCGAACCCCTCAACCGCTTCGCAGAGAAGATGCTGGACTTTTCCACTCTGCTCAAACACATG AATAACACAACCATCGAACcgttcctctcttcctcccattcaCTCCTCTCATACTCTGCCACCCACCGTAACGTCATCAAGCTCCGAGATCAGAAGCAACTCGACTTTGAAGAACTCTCTGCCTATCTCTCGGCCATTGTGTCAGAACGTGATCGCCTTGCAGCCCTTTCCTCGGGTCACACTGCCGCTCCTGTAGGTCTCGGAACGTATCTCCGTGATCAGATGGATAAATTGCGCGGAACGGATGACATCCATACCCGGCgggaaaggatgaggaagatggatgggaaaaTCAAAGAGTTGCAAGATGCTGTGACATTGGCGCATGAGACGAGTAATGCGTTTTCGGAAGAGGTTATCAAGGAGCATGCGTATTTCGAgctggaaaagaagcaggagatgaaggatgcGTTGCAGGCGTATACGGATGGACAGGTGGAGATGCTGCAACAGGCGATGGATGACTGGGATCGC ATTattccacttcttcaacgaATACGCGTAGATGTTTGA
- a CDS encoding BET1 protein, putative codes for MSHLTTLSQRNPQSSNALFPPSGPSSGRVSPSSFRPGSSAGTSQFSESPYGGGMGSGYTRATHDIEGQNDERLEGLLGKVKILKDITTGIGNEVRDSNIQLGNMNDTFSSTSSFLSGTFRRMNKMAKRQGGNWCWLMMFLLFVLWIFVVLWWLRR; via the exons ATGAGCCA TCTAACAACACTATCTCAACGGAATCCACAATCATCCAATGCCCTCTTCCCTCCGTCGGGTCCATCTTCCGGGCGCGtatctccttcatcattcCGACCAGGATCCTCAGCAGGTACAAGTCAATTCTCAGAATCCCCATACGGAGGTGGCATGGGGAGCGGATATACGAGAGCAACACATGACATCGAGGGACAGAATGATGAACGGTTAGAAGGGTTGTTAGGCAAGGTTAAGATCTTGAAAGAC ATCACAACAGGAATAGGAAACGAAGTGCGGGATAGTAATATCCAATTAGGCAACATG AATGACACCTTttcatccacctcttccttcctgaGCGGGACATTCAGGCGGATGAACAAGATGGCCAAACGGCAGGGCGGGAACTGGTGTTGGCTAATGATGTTTTTATTATTCGTCCTGTGGATCTTTGTTGTCCTTTGGTGGTTGAGACGATGA